In bacterium, the genomic stretch CGGAGCGTGGGAAAGCCCTCTCCGATTCTCAAGAACCTTTCTTTGTAATCATCCATCACCATATTGAAGCGCTGGCAGGCCAACAGCACTTGCGAAAAAGGCCTCTGCGATTCATCCGCCTGCACCATGGTTGAAAGCGCATCCTGCATGATCGTTGAATCAAGTTTCGAAGGGGCAAGCCCTGCGATGAGGACGAGCATTCCGTCCTCTGCCTGCGACGCCTTTTTTTCGTAATGCTCCTCAAGAAAATGTCTGATCGAGCCTAAATAGTTCCGCACGCTCCATTTGTCCACGGCGGGATTGGTGCACGAGGTCTTGAACAGATCCGCTGCAGCCCCGATGAACACCCTCGCCTCCTTGTGCCAGTTGCCCGCATTGGCGCTATCGATGTCCTTTCCCCATATGTACTTCATCGTGTCGAATGACGCCTGATCGATCATCTGATATTTGGAGTTCGGCTTCTCAAAAGAATCGCACTTCCGCCCCTCCGAGGAACGCGCCTCTTCCTTGTCCTCTTCGCTGCTGCAGCCGCTGATGAGCAGCGCAATGCCGACAGCGCCGGCGATGATGAGCGGAATCATGGCACAGCCTCCACGATGAAAACGTCCTCTGTTATATTATCGACCAGGCGACCTGTTTGTTGCTAACAATATATCTATATAAATCAAAAACTTGGACGATTCATTTCCTAAATGCGCCGGATCAAGATCCGGCCTGGAACCGCAGATACGCCTCGTACAACTTCTCCACGTTCTTCCGATGAACAAAATCGTGATGCCTGAAACCACCGCCGAAGGTCTTCGGGATGTGCATCAGCTCATGGATGATCGTCATGTCCTGGTCTGCCTTCGTAAGGCGCTCGAAACGCTCCAGGAACTCTATCGCATACCAGGCCTGGGACTCCATGGCCAGCTGCATGATCTTGGGCAGGGCATGACACCTGGCGATGACCCTCTTCGTCTTGCTGCCGACGCTCCTGATGCAGACGACACGATTGCAATCTATATGGACAAGATTGAGCCTGCGCACGATCTCGCACATCCGCTGCTGAAGATCCAATGCGATGGAATATTGCATCTTCTACCTCGCTTCAATAACTTGTGCCCAGGAAAATGGACCGTCGCTCAATATCCCTTCTTGCCCTTGAGTTCCTGAGCCTGTCTCTTGACGACCCTTATCTCCTCCGGATCGAGCAAACCTGAAAGCGTTCCCATTGCCTTGGGATACTGCTGTTCCAGCCCCTTCGCCAGGTCGTCCATGACAAGACCCATGTCAAAAGGCCGCGATCCGGTTTCGTAATAGGGAAAGCGGACATCGTAGGGAAAAGAATACTCAAAGGGGACGCTCTTGGTCCACATCAATTCGCGGGTCATGATTTCCTGAAGCTTGATCGTCAAAGTTCCGTTCACCGCGATGGTGCCGGTCCCGTGATAGACTTTCCCCGACGATCCGGAGCTCTCCGCCTTCACCGCAGTGTCCTTCCACGTAGCCGATATCTCCAGCACCGGAGTCAGATAGAAGTCGATCTGCTTCTTTTCTGGATAGGGGATGAGATCGTAGGAATCGAACGGACCGCGTACG encodes the following:
- a CDS encoding putative metallopeptidase — protein: MQYSIALDLQQRMCEIVRRLNLVHIDCNRVVCIRSVGSKTKRVIARCHALPKIMQLAMESQAWYAIEFLERFERLTKADQDMTIIHELMHIPKTFGGGFRHHDFVHRKNVEKLYEAYLRFQAGS